The region TAGTTTCGGACCCTAGCAACGGCCATGTACTCCTCCCACCAACAGGAGACAGTCCCTGTGCCAATGAACAGCAACTTCAGGAAGCCACATTATACAGACAACAGATTGGTTCTCTGTTCTTTTAAGCGGGGTGAGTACGGTCTTGGTTGGGTATGGTCTTGGTAAGTGGTTCGGGTAGGTTAGAGGCTGGGGTTGGTTAGAGCTTGGTTAGATGGGTTGGTTTGGTGTTAGAGGCTGGGGTTGGTTAGGGCTTGGttagggtcagggataggttagggaatagggttggTTAGAGGCTGGGGTTGGTTAGTTGTTGGttagggtcagggataggtTAGGGAATGGGGTTGGTTAGAGTCTGGGCTTGGTTAGTTGTTGGttagggtcagggataggtTAGGGAATGGGGTTGGTTAGAGGCTGGAATTGGTTAGATGTTGGTTAGGGTCAGGGGTAGGTTAGGGAATGGGGTTGGTTAGAGGCTGGGCTTGGTTAGATGTTGGttagggtcagggataggtTAGGGACTGAGATGGTTAAGGGTTGGGGTTGGTTAGGGGTTAGTTTGGGTGCTGGTGTTGGTTAGTAGTGGGTTCTATGAGTTCTGTTTAAGGGTTGTATCATTGGGTTCTGTTTCTGGGTTCTGTTTCTGGGTtgtgtgttgggttgtgtgtTGGGTTGTCTGGGGTTTCAGAATGTCTAGCTGGGAGTATGTCCTCTCCATCTCATGCTTATCTTCCTGTTTGATGTCTTTCCTTGCTTTCTCTTTTCAAGTTGATCATTTATGGTGTTCCTTAGCTGGTCTCTTTTTATTCCTTTCTCTCTAACTTGGTCATCATCAAAGGCGTGTCCATGCTTGTAACTTTCAAACCACTATAAATAACCCTATTACTGCTTTAagaagagatgaagggagatgaTGAATTGTGTTCCTAGCTGTGATGGTTCTCCCAACACTACAGACCAACATAACACTGGGTTCTACTCTGTGGTGGTTCTCCCAAcacaacagacaaacagaacacTGGGTTCTACTCTGTGGTGGTTCTCCCAGCATTACAAACCAACATAACGCTGGGTTCTACTCTGTGGTGGTTCTCCCAACACTACAGAAAAACATAACATGTGGTTCTGCACTGTGGTGGTTCTCCCAGCACTACAAACCAACATAACGCTGGGTTCTACTCTGTGGTGGTTCTCCCAACACTACAGAAAAACATAACACTGGGTTCTACTCTGTGATGGTTCTCCCAGCACTACAGACCAACATAACACTGGGTTCTACTCTGTGGTGGTTCTCCCAGCACTACAGACCAACATAACACTGGGTTCTACTCTGTAGTGGTTCACCCAGCACTACAGACCAACATTACACTGGGTTCTACTCTGTAGTGGTTCTCCCAGCACTACAGACCAACATAATGCTGGGTTCTACTCTGTGGTGGTTCTCCCAACACTACAGAAAAACATAACACTGGGTTCTACACTGTGGTCCACCAGCATGACAGGAATCTACATGTTTCTCTCAGCTCCTCAGAACCACTCTCCATGCCCTGGGGTAGTGTGTACACTTCCTTCATAATACCAGGTTTCCATCATAATAAGCAGGCTTGTCTAAGTGGGCAGCGCCCGCTACCTTGTTTTTGGTACGTCTCTTTGGCATGGCTGTAACAACTGTCCGGGCAGTATCTCTTCTTATGGAGTGCATGGTGGGAACAAGGAAATCTTGCTTTTAGCATCTTTACAGAAGCCAATCCTTTGCATGCTATAGCCCAGCGCCATGCCATATAGGAGTACCTCTAGTACTGCAATTAAACTCTGATGTCACTTCCTCTAGGATTGCAAGGTGTGACTCAGACAGTCACCTCTCCACTCCAGAGGAGGCATCTCATCAACCAGCTTCTCGTTGGAGACCTAGCTGACCTAGCTGACCAGGATGGGCTCCGTCGGTTGCTACCTAGGATTTCCACAGCACCGGACCAGAAGTGGAAAAACCTAAAGACCCAACAGAGGCCAACCAGCCGGACCATGGGCCAGAGCCGTATCGGGTCCAAGCACCAGGAGAACAACTGGTCTCAAGACCAGAACACCCTCTTGCATCAGTGGTTGAAACCCAATACGTTGCCATCTGGTGGAGCTGCAGATTTTAGACAAGTCCCCTCTGTTAAGAAGAACCACCAGAATAAGCTTCCTCTATGGAAGTCAGGTCTCAGTCAGGATGACATGCTATGTTATCTGTGTCTGGAGCAGAAGGTGTCTGACCAACTGAACAGAGGGAGGTCTGACTTGCCTGCAGACACCCAGCTCGTCCAGGCTCTTAGAGACACACTGTTCCCAGAGCTCAACCTGAGGAGCTACCTGGGCTGTAAGTCCGACCTGGCTCTGTCCACCATCAGGCAGCTCATCAGGGGAAGACCAGACACCGATGAGGTCCAGGAGTTCGACCATGCCTTAGTCAAAGCTCTTGGGGGGGTGGAAGAAAGAGGGTCAGCTAAGAAGCAGCAGACCAACATCCTCCCTAAGGTCTCCCCAGGTGTCGGCCATGCTGTCCTGCCTAGGAAGCCCTATCAGACAATCCCATGGCTTCAGCCAATGGAGTGGGAAGATTAAAGAGAAAGGCAAGACACATGTACAACCCTGTATCGAGCACAAACCACCTTCAGCCCCACCTTTAACCCCACCTTCAGCCCCACCTTTAACCCCACCTTCAGCCACACCCTTAACCCCACCTTCAGCCACACCCTTAATACCATCTTCAGCCCCACCCTCAAACCCCACACTCAACCCCACCTTCAGCCACACCCTTAATACCACCTTCAGCCACACCTTTAACCCCACCTTCAGCCCCACCATCATCCCCACCCTCATCCCCACCTTCAGACCCATCCTCAACCCCACCCTCAGTCCCACCCTCAGCTCGACCCTCAACCCCACCTTCAGCCCCAACCTCAACCCCACCTTCAGCCCCAACCTCAACCCCACCTTCAGCCCCACCTTCAGCCTCACCCTCAGATCCAACCTCACCTAAACCCATGCATCTGTGATACACAGAAAGCAAATCTGGCATCCCAGAATCAAAGGCTACACATGAAGGCCAGAATGGATTCACAATACATTGAAACACAGAGAGTTCCTGATGACGACGGTTTTGACCTACGTAGGACATTTcggacagaaaatacattttattttatttattatcatGATAATGATGATTACTACATATGTTCAGATGATGACACTGCACTATTAGAGGCTAGAGGCCAGAGCTTAAAGGAAATGGTTGCACTGCAATCAGTCTTGAAGAAGTTAAAAGGACAAGTTTAAAAGGATGGTACTTTTTAAAGGAGGATTGGTTTTAAAAGAGGGTTTGTTTTAAAGGAGGGTTTGTTTTAAAGGAGGGATAGTTTTAAAGAAGGGTGCGTTTTAAAGGAGTGTTAGTTTAAAAATAGGGTCGGTTTTAGAGAAGGGTTAGTTTTAAAGGAGGGTCAGTTTTAAATTAGGGTCAGTGTGAAAGGAGGGTCAGTTGTATTAAAATGAGGGGAATAAATTCAAGGAATTTGTAAAGTATAAAATATGCATATTGTGAACATATTTATGATTGACGACAGGTCCACAATGGTCATGCTTTTTTGTTGAGAGCTCTCTCTGAACAATAGCATTTCTGTTCACTCTGGTCTGCGATATGCTTACCCAGAATAGCATTCTTATATATCAAAAGCATTTCTGTGGACCAAGATATTCCAGGACAAGGGCAGAGCTGTTTAAAGCCTCAGCATGATTCACGTGGGAAGCTTCTGTATATGAATCCAGTTAACATGAATTCTTACATACTGGTAAAGAAGTGTTGATGCATTTTATTGGGAGGGTTTTGAGTGTTCTGGTGTTGAAGTAGTTAGTGTCATTCACAATGGAAAGTAAAAGGTGGCTAAATAACGCAATGTGTCTGAGAGCTTTAGTCTGGGCAGACACTCCTGTGTTTCTTTTCAATGTGCCATGCAATGCTGCTGTCATTTATAACTGTTGCTAATAGGTAAATTAAACATTACGTACACCATTGAAACAGATCAACTGCTCCCGTCATTTAAACTGAAGAAGTGGATTTCAAAGTCTGTTCTGTTTTTACAATAAAGACTTCATATACAGCACTTTGACTATATCCATATTTTATTGTAGAATGGGTCTTCTATTCTAACTATTATAGCATCATTCAAATATATTCTGAAGCAGTGAACACAATGACCAGTGGATGGAACCCCACAGAAGACCTTGGTTTGTAAGGCTCCTCCCAGATCTGTTAATCACCTCAGTCTGACCGTGAGAGTTGGCAAGACAGTGACAGACCTCAGACGAGGCTGTGTTTACATGGCCTGTATTTCCTTTCTTTTGGTTTACGGTTTCTGTGAATGAAAAGGATCTGTACAACTTAACAATTACCATGATGAATATACTCATATTGCTTGTCAAACCCAGCAAACCAGGGTTCAGCTCTGGTCACTGCACCCGACTTTCCAGAACTGTCGGAAAGCTTTGGACATTCTGTTACAGGAAGTTTGTGGCATTCTCATTTCTTTGGTGCTGATGAAACATGGACCAGATGTGGTGTTCTAAGGCTTTTGTGTTGTGATTCCAACATATTATTTAATTCTTGGTCTTATGTTTTGTAATTCCAACATAATATTTAACTCTCTTTTGTGTTGTAATTCCAACATATTATTTAATTCTTGATCTTTTGTGTGGTTATTACAACATAATATTTAActcttaatttgttttgttttcattccaacAAATTATTAAATTCTTGCTCTTCTGTGTTGTTATTACaacatattatttcattatagATCTTTTGTGTTGTCATTCCAACATGTTATTTCATTCTTGATCTTTTTGTTGTCATTCCAACATGTTATTTCATTCTTGATCTTTTGTGGTCATTCCAACATGTTATTTGATTCTTGATCTTTTTGTTGTCATTCCAACATGTTATTTGATTCTTGATCTTTTGTTGTCTTTTCAACATGTTATTTGATTCTGGATCTTGTTGTTGTCATTCCAACATGTTATTTGATTCTGGATCTTGTTGTTGTCATTCCAACATGTTATTTAACTTGTGGTATCTCCATGGAATGGATACTTTTTTGTTGTCTTCTTCCTTTAGAAGTCCTCCCAGGGAATTATACTCTTATATCTTTTTCTCTGTTCTTCTAGATGACAACATCTCCTGGATTAATTTTGGTATGTTATTCTGTGTATATCTATGTGTGTTCATATGCATATTCTCACAATAACCCCTGTTTCTGTGCACATGAATGATATCCAATCGATCACCATTAGTACCATCCTGGTAATCGTATTAACCATCACCATTAGAACCATCCTGGTAATCATATAAACCATCACCATTAGTAACATCCTGGTAATCATATTAACCATCACCATTAGTAACATCCTGGTAATCATATTAACCATCACCATTAGTAACATCCTGGTAATCATATTAACCATCACCATCAGTACCATCCTGGTGATCATATAAACCATCACCATTAGTAACATCCTGGTAATCATATTAACCATCACCATTAGTACCACCCTGGTAATCATATTAACCATCACCATTAGTACCATCCTGGTAATCATATAAACCATCACCATTAGTAACATCCTGGTAATCATATTAACCATCACCATTAGTAACATCCTGGTAATCATATTAACCATCACCATTAGTAACATCCTGGTAATCATATAAACCATCACCATTAGTAACATCCTGGTAATTATATTAACCATCACCATTAGTACCATCCTGGTAATCATATAAACCATCACCATTATTAACATCCTGGTAATCATATTAACCATCACCATTAGTAACATCCCGGTAATCATATTAACCATCACCATTAGTAACATCCTGGTAATCATATTATATATAACCATTTGTAACATCCTGGTAATCATATAAACCATCAACATTAGTAACATCTTAATCATATTATCTATCACCATCAGTCAAATCCTGGTCATATTATCTATCACCATTAGTAACATCCTGGTAATCATATAAACCATCACCATTAGTAACATCCCGGTAATCATATTAACCATCACCATTAGTAACATCCTGGTAATCATATTATATATAACCATTTGTAACATCCTGGTAATCATATAAACCATCAACATTAGTAACATCTTAATCATATTATCTATCACCATCAGTCAAATCCTGGTCATATTATCTATCACCATTAGTAACATCCTGGTAATCATATAAACCATCACCATTAGTAACATCCTGGTAATCATATTAACCATCACCATTAGTACCATCCTGGTAATCATATAAACCATCACCATTATTAACATCCTGGTAATCATATTAACCATCACCATTAGTAACATCCCGGTAATCATATTAACCATCACCATTAGTAACATCCTGGTAATCATATTATATATAACCATTTGTAACATCCTGGTAATCATATAAACCATCAACATTAGTAACATCTTAATCATATTATCTATCACCATCAGTCAAATCCTGGTCATATTATCTATCACCATTAGTAACATCCTGGTAATCATATAAACCATCACCATTAGTAACATCCTGGTAATCATATTAACCATCACCATTAGTACCATCCTGGTAATCATATAAACCATCACCATTATTAACATCCTGGTAATCATATTAACCATCACCATTAGTAACATCCCGGTAATCATATTAACCATCACCATTAGTAACATCCTGGTAATCATATTATATATAACCATTTGTAACATCCTGGTAATCATATAAACCATCAACATTAGTAACATCTTAATCATATTATCTATCACCATCAGTCAAATCCTGGTCATATTATCTATCACCATTAGTAACATCCTGGTCATGTTATAAATCACCATCAGTAACATCCTGGTAATCATAATAACCATCACTATTTGCATCATCCTGGTAATCATATTAACCACCACCATTAGTAAGATCCTGGTAATCATATAAACCATCACCATTAGTACCACCCTGGTAATCATATTAACCATCACCATTAGTAACATCCTGGTAATCATATTAACCATCACCATCAGTAACATCCTGGTAATCATATTAACCATCACCATTAGTAACATCCTGGTAATCATATTAACCATCACCATTAGTAACATCCTGGTAATTATATTAACCATCACCATTAGTATAATCCTGGTAATCATATTAACCATCACCACTAGTATAATCCTGGTCATATTATCTATCACCATTAGTAACATCCTGGTAATCATATTAACCATCACCATTAGTAACATCCTGGTAATCATATTAACCATCACCATTAGTACCACCCTGGTAATCATATTAACCATCACCATTAGTAACATCCTGGTCATCATATTAACCATCACCATTAGTAACATCCTGGTAATCATATTAACCATCACCATTAGTAACATCCTGGTAATCATATTAACCCTCACCATTAGTACCACCCTGTTAATCATATTAACCATCACCCTCAGTGACATCCTGGTCATCATATTAACCATCACCCTCAGTGACATCCTGGTCATCATATTAACCATCACCCTCAGTGACATCCTGGTCATCATACTGACTCTCACTTGGCCTAGGATGACGCATGAGAACCACCATTGTGTTCTGGTCCTTGGCTCTAGGTGTGCTGGTGCCTGTGGCGGTGGTGGCAGTGCTGGGTCTGTGTCTCCTGCCTCTGTGTTGCTGTCTGTGGAGACAAAGAAGGTGAGTTGTTGTCCATTTCACTATTGTTGGTTACATGGGCATTCTTCTAGAACTTATATGATTCATAGGGGGTTATAGAAACATTACATCTTGTCTTTTCTATGaaatttttgttgttttcaaacaaattaattacaaCCCAAACTACATAAACTGTCATTCAGGCAGTTGGATAGAGGAGGACTGAAGATTATAGAGATCTGTCTGTTGCTAGAGGACTGAGCCCACTTAATTTGAATTCTGGAATGTAATggcaccatgcatctcatcaggtcatattagaaccatttacattaacaccatgcatctcatcaggtcatattagaaccatttacattaacaccatgcatctcatcaggtaatattagaaccatttacattaacaccatgcatctcatcaggtcatattagaaccatttacattaacaccatgcatctcatcaggtcatattagaaccatttacactaacaccatgcatctcatcaggtcatattagaaccatttacattaacaccatgcatctcatcaggtcatattagaaccatttacattaacaccatgcatctcatcaggtcatattagaaccatttacactaacaccatgcatctcatcaggtaatattagaaccatttacattaacaccatgcatctcatcaggtcatattagaaccatttacattaacaccatgcatctcatcaggtcatattagaaccatttacactaacaccatgcatctcatcaggtcatattagaaccatttacattaacaccatgcatctcatcaggtcatattagaaccatttacactaacaccatgcatctcatcaggtaatattagaaccatttacataacACCATCCATCTCATCAGGTcttattagaaccatttacattaacaccatgcatctcatcaggtcatattagaaccatttacactaACAACATGGATCTCaccaggtcatattagaaccatttacataacACCAtccatctcatcaggtcatattagaaccatttacattaacaccatgcatctcatcaggtcatattagaaccatttacactaacaccatgcatctcatcaggtcattttagaaccatttacattaacaccatgcatctcatcaggtaatattagaaccatttacataacACCATCCATCTCATCAGGTcttattagaaccatttacattaacaccatgcatctcatcaggtaatattagaaccatttacataacACCATCCATCTCATCAGGTcttattagaaccatttacattaacaccatgcatctcatcaggtcttattagaaccatttacactaACAACATGGATCTCaccaggtcatattagaaccatttacataacACCAtccatctcatcaggtcatattagaaccatttacattaacaccatgcatctcatcaggtcatattagaaccatttacattaacaccatgcatctcatcaggtcatattagaaccatttacactaacaccatgcatctcatcaggtcatattagaaccatttacactaacaccatgcatctcatcaggtcatattagaaccatttacattaacaccatgcatctcatcaggtcatattagaaccatttacattaacaccatgcatctcaccaggtcatattagaaccatttacatagCACCATCCATCTCATCAGGTcttattagaaccatttacattaacaccatgcatctcatcaggtaatattagaaccatttacattaacaccatgcatctcatcaggtcatattagaaccatttacattaacaccatgcatctcatcaggtcatattagaaccatttacactaACACCATGGATCTCaccaggtcatattagaaccatttacattaacaccatgcatctcatcaggtcatattagaaccatttacattaacaccatgcatctcatcaggtaatattagaaccatttacattaacaccatgcatctcatcaggtcatattagaaccatttacattaacaccatgcatctcatcaggtca is a window of Esox lucius isolate fEsoLuc1 chromosome 19, fEsoLuc1.pri, whole genome shotgun sequence DNA encoding:
- the ca12 gene encoding carbonic anhydrase 12, whose translation is MQSQSLLYLLLSVGTLFTRLHGAKWTYTGPHGEHHWSMHYPFCGGSFQSPIDIQTRQLSFDPSLRPIELQNYNLSANEQLTLGNNGHSVVLSLPRKMYISSLPQRYTAAQLHLHWGSSHLPSGSEHTINGHQFAAEMHLVHFNSDRYPNISIAADKSDGLAVLGVLIEIGEYNPVVDHFLKYINGIKYRDQKVQVPAFNIRGLLPTRLDEYYRYDGSLTTPPCYPSVLWTVFKTPVTISLKQFRTLATAMYSSHQQETVPVPMNSNFRKPHYTDNRLVLCSFKRGLQGVTQTVTSPLQRRHLINQLLVGDLADLADQDGLRRLLPRISTAPDQKWKNLKTQQRPTSRTMGQSRIGSKHQENNWSQDQNTLLHQWLKPNTLPSGGAADFRQVPSVKKNHQNKLPLWKSGLSQDDMLCYLCLEQKVSDQLNRGRSDLPADTQLVQALRDTLFPELNLRSYLGCKSDLALSTIRQLIRGRPDTDEVQEFDHALVKALGGVEERGSAKKQQTNILPKVSPGVGHAVLPRKPYQTIPWLQPMEWED